Part of the Vigna unguiculata cultivar IT97K-499-35 chromosome 3, ASM411807v1, whole genome shotgun sequence genome, TTCACCAAAACTTCTATTGATTTAGTGATCATGGTTACTACACCTTGGTATCCGTCTCTGTTACATGTTCAGCTTTATCTGATAGAAGGGGTTGTTCCAAATCTATCCTACTACTTATCTCATCATCTTGCAAGTTTGGTTGTGGTGCCGCTTGTTTAATCTCAGAAAACTCTTTAGCTTTACCCCAAAGCACAATATACAAACCAGCAATAACTCCAACAGCCCCGACCAAACTGAAAAATGAATCAAGCATATGATCAAACAGTTCATATACTAATGTTTGAGCTATAATTTGTTCAtgaacaagaaaaataatagtgTATTTATTACCTTCCGATGTATAATTCTTCTTGTAAGAATGTTGCACTTATGAAAGCAGTGATCACTGTTGCTAAGGGGTTGAACATTGCACAGTATAGAGGACCTCTTTCTGAGATGCACCAGGACTGAATGAAGAAGCTAACCGCTATTCCGATTCCCtatttcatataataataataatgatgatgcaATTTTCAACTAGGCACAGTGTTGTACTCACAAGAAATAATTACTAATTCAACTTTTACTGAGTGGAGTGGAATAACTTACTGCGTATAAAGAACATGAAATCTGCAAAGGTGAATTCAAAATCCATGCTTTAAGATCGGGCTCCGAGAGTAGGGCAAATAGCGCTGACTGTACAGTTGAAAAGAGACACATCCAAAAGGTTGATAATAAATGGTCTGGGCAGGACGAAGAGATTGGTACCTGATTGTTAGTTGAAGTTTTGTCAGATCTCCACTGATGGAGAAAGGAATCATCCTAGAATATTCTGCTTTTTGTGGAAAATGTTAAACTTGTACTATGTTTCTTGGAGACAATTATTTGGTCGCTCAGTTGTTGCTAATTTTTCTATTACACGTATAACTAATTATCTTCTCTATGTTAACGATTTTAAATACATGTAATTTTAGATTAATCAGAATTATAAGCATGTGTTAATTTAAGACCTTTTAACTTTTCTCTAGGGGTGCATCAATGGAAGTCGGGAAAAAAATAAGTGAAGAAAAGTTAGAAATATGATACATAATTATATGATGAAAACTAGTgacaaataagaaaaacataGATCTACAGTAATATATGGGTTTGTATTTACCTGTAGAATCATCCAACAAGACCAGAAAACACTGCTTGCTAAAAGCAATAGACA contains:
- the LOC114179602 gene encoding WAT1-related protein At4g28040; translated protein: MGSLASHLPLIIMIGLQVHYAALAIFTRAALLDGLSTTIFVVYRQGIATLSLAPMFFSSKRRQSVKSCLGFRSVFLMFVTALVGVTANQNAYFRGLYYSSSTAATAMSNLIPALTFVIAAIAGFEKLELRSLRSMAKVLGTICCVGGALTMALVKGHKLLHTEFLPSIHLTGSSEGDDWLLGCLLLLASSVFWSCWMILQVPISSSCPDHLLSTFWMCLFSTVQSALFALLSEPDLKAWILNSPLQISCSLYAGIGIAVSFFIQSWCISERGPLYCAMFNPLATVITAFISATFLQEELYIGSLVGAVGVIAGLYIVLWGKAKEFSEIKQAAPQPNLQDDEISSRIDLEQPLLSDKAEHVTETDTKV